From the genome of Vicia villosa cultivar HV-30 ecotype Madison, WI linkage group LG2, Vvil1.0, whole genome shotgun sequence, one region includes:
- the LOC131653554 gene encoding serine/threonine-protein kinase D6PKL2 has translation MEPWLDDLTDDLQSLSFASTTTTTATTADIKRSTSFSSETTTNASTSTRSLPPTTKPHAPSSDPRWSAIHRIRSESPSRRILPSDLRFSRRLGSGDISSVYLAELNDDGKIPAMFAAKVMDKKELISRSKEGRAKTEREILESLDHPFLPTLYATIDAAKWLCLLTEFCPGGDLHVLRQRQQNKRFTESAVRFYASEVLMALEYLHMLGIVYRDLKPENVLVRSDGHIMLTDFDLSLKCDDNSTPTAQIIISSQDSPQVAPQKNPHSEPSQFASSSCIIPNCIVPAVSCFQPKRKRKKKQTQLHGPEFVAEPIDVRSMSFVGTHEYLAPEIVSGEGHGSAVDWWTLGIFIFELFYGVTPFRGLDNELTLANIVARALEFPKEPTVPATAKDLISQLLIKDPARRLGSIMGASTIKHHSFFQGVNWALLRCTTPPYVPPPYTKDKEDVSDESCPQTPVDYY, from the exons ATGGAACCATGGCTCGACGATCTAACCGACGACCTCCAAAGCCTAAGCTTCGCCTCCACCACCACCACAACTGCCACCACCGCCGACATCAAACGCAGCACAAGCTTCAGTTCCGAAACAACCACAAACGCCTCAACTTCCACAAGATCCCTTCCTCCAACCACCAAACCTCACGCTCCTTCCTCCGACCCTCGCTGGTCCGCCATTCACCGGATCCGATCAGAGTCACCTTCCCGTCGCATCCTTCCTTCCGACCTCCGTTTCTCCCGCCGTCTCGGTTCCGGTGATATCAGTTCCGTTTATCTCGCGGAACTCAACGACGACGGGAAAATCCCGGCGATGTTCGCCGCGAAGGTGATGGATAAGAAGGAGCTTATTAGTAGGAGTAAGGAAGGAAGAGCGAAGACGGAGAGAGAGATACTCGAATCTCTTGATCATCCGTTTTTGCCTACTCTTTATGCTACAATCGACGCCGCGAAATGGCTTTGTTTGTTAACGGAGTTTTGTCCCGGCGGCGATCTTCACGTTCTCCGGCAACGCCAGCAGAACAAACGCTTCACTGAATCCGCCGTGAG ATTCTATGCATCAGAGGTGTTAATGGCCCTTGAATACCTTCACATGTTGGGAATAGTATACCGTGATCTCAAACCAGAGAACGTGTTAGTTAGATCAGATGGCCATATAATGCTCACAGACTTCGACCTCTCCTTAAAATGCGATGACAATTCCACACCAACAGCACAGATAATAATCTCCAGTCAAGACTCTCCTCAAGTAGCCCCACAGAAAAACCCCCACTCCGAACCCTCCCAATTCGCTTCATCTTCATGCATAATCCCCAACTGTATAGTCCCAGCTGTATCCTGTTTCCAACCAAAACGCAAGCGAAAGAAGAAACAAACTCAACTTCACGGCCCTGAGTTTGTTGCTGAACCTATTGATGTTCGCTCCATGTCATTCGTTGGGACACACGAATACTTAGCTCCTGAAATAGTGTCTGGTGAGGGACACGGTAGTGCTGTGGATTGGTGGACCTTAGGGATATTTATATTTGAATTATTCTACGGCGTCACACCTTTTCGAGGCTTGGATAATGAACTCACTCTAGCAAACATCGTGGCTCGAGCTTTGGAGTTCCCAAAGGAACCCACCGTGCCAGCCACGGCAAAAGATCTTATCTCACAGTTATTGATTAAGGACCCAGCAAGGAGGTTGGGATCAATAATGGGAGCTTCTACAATCAAACACCACTCATTTTTCCAAGGTGTGAATTGGGCATTGTTAAGGTGTACAACTccaccttatgttccaccaccttATACTAAAGATAAAGAAGATGTATCTGATGAAAGTTGTCCACAAACTCCTGTTGATTATTATTGA